A section of the Bombus huntii isolate Logan2020A chromosome 5, iyBomHunt1.1, whole genome shotgun sequence genome encodes:
- the LOC126865995 gene encoding protein RUFY3 isoform X3, whose translation MRQESKNGLKIRPPGDHSVHHSGVMLEEDMAGAQDTIYLCNFRVSVDGEWLCLKELQDVEFSLQESMQRSPSPPLALSGINHHHHHHHHNDHHRQQQLPDQRELRDIMPPSPPPLQHVSSLSRDPVIIERSNLVNISKLIVKELIETSLKYGRMLDSDHMPLQHFFIVLEHVLRHGLRPKKGLLGPKKELWDILQLVEKYCSEAQDITSSIRDLPTVRTAMGRARAWLRMALMQKKLADYLKVLIDHKEDILSEYFEPDALMMSEEAIVIMGLLVGLNVIDCNFCVKEEDLDCQQGVIDFSLYLRNSNHIPGESPDDELENDNMTTVLDQKNYIEELNRHLNATVTNLQAKVESLTTTNALMKEDLSIAKNNILSLHEENRQLKKELGIEIKDTNENGKPPIKITETTTEIEELRSRLDAEKKLRQDVEKELELQISMKSEMEVAMKLLEKDIHEKQDTIISLRRQLDEIKLINLEMYKKLQECEGSLKHKTELITKLEAKTLSMTETIQKMDEKCKEMDDVKSDAVERVRILGAEAAEREARANGVERELRLEREWRTSLQEASISSAEKISQLHQEIDQLRRVSEKYLALQEEHYALKEICTEQERTLEELGGQLSTAKLAAVELREAADNAHQQQNQQQQEGAATWANDRLVTQCKSCNREFNITRRKIVSDC comes from the exons ATGCGGCAAGAATCCAAAAACGGTCTGAAGATCAGGCCACCGGGTGACCACAGTGTACATCACAGTGGGGTCATGCTTGAAGAAGACATGGCTGGCGCTCAGGATACGATATACCTGTGCAACTTCCGTGTTTCTGTCGACGGCGAGTGGCTGTGCCTGAAAGAGCTTCAGGATGTCGAGTTCTCGTTGCAGGAGTCGATGCAACGTTCACCATCGCCACCGCTCGCTCTCAGTGGTATTaaccatcatcatcatcatcatcatcataatGATCATCATCGTCAGCAACAGCTTCCCGATCAGCGAGAGCTTCGCGATATAATGCCGCCAAGCCCACCGCCATTGCAGCACGTTTCCAGCTTGT CACGCGATCCAGTCATCATCGAGAGGAGTAATCTTgtgaatatttcgaaattaatCGTGAAGGAGCTGATCGAAACGTCTTTGAAGTATGGTCGGATGCTTGATTCTGATCATATGCCATTGCAACATTTTTTCATCGTTCTTGAACACGTGCTTAGGCATGGTTTACGACCAAAGAAG GGTCTACTTGGACCCAAGAAGGAGCTTTGGGATATACTTCAGCTCGTTGAGAAATATTGTTCCGAAGCACAGGACATTACGTCCAGTATTCGTGATCTACCTACTGTTAG GACTGCAATGGGTAGAGCGCGAGCATGGTTGCGTATGGCGTTAATGCAGAAAAAGCTAGCGGACTACTTGAAAGTTTTAATCGACCACAAGGAAGATATATTGTCCGAGTATTTCGAGCCTGACGCTCTGATGATGAGCGAGGAGGCAATCGTTATAATGGGCTTGTTGGTGGGATTGAACGTAATCGACTGCAACTTCTGTGTAAAG GAAGAAGACCTCGATTGTCAACAAGGTGTGATCGATTTCTCGCTATACCTGCGAAACAGCAATCATATACCTGGTGAATCTCCAGACGACGAGCTTGAAAATGATAACATGACAACTGTCCTCGACCAGAAAAATTACATCGAGGAACTAAACCGACATTTAAA CGCAACTGTGACAAACCTACAAGCCAAAGTGGAATCCTTAACAACGACAAACGCTCTTATGAAGGAGGACCTGTCTATCGCTAAAAATAACATTCTGTCGCTTCACGAGGAGAATAGACAATTGAAAAAAGAGTTGGGAATCGAAATCAAAGACACGAACGAG AATGGGAAACCACCAATCAAAATTACTGAAACGACGACAGAGATCGAGGAGTTGAGAAGTAGGCTAGATGCTGAAAAGAAATTACGGCAGGATGTAGAAAAGGAATTAGAATTACAG ATTAGTATGAAGTCAGAAATGGAAGTGGCTATGAAGCTGTTGGAGAAAGATATTCACGAGAAACAAGATACGATCATATCGTTACGACGACAGCTCGACGAGATCAAGTTAATTAACTTGGAAATGTATAAAAAGCTACAG GAGTGCGAAGGCTCGCTTAAGCATAAAACAGAACTGATCACTAAATTGGAGGCTAAGACGCTATCGATGACTGAAACCATCCAGAAAATGGATGAAAA GTGCAAGGAAATGGACGACGTGAAATCAGATGCAGTAGAGAGGGTGAGGATTTTGGGAGCTGAAGCTGCCGAGAGAGAAGCGAGGGCGAACGGGGTCGAGAGGGAATTGCGACTCGAACGCGAATGGAGAACCTCCTTACAGGAAGCATCGATCTCTAGCGCGGAGAAGATCTCTCAATTACATCAGGAGATCGATCAGTTGAGGCGGGTGTCCGAG AAATACCTGGCGCTGCAGGAGGAACATTACGCGTTGAAGGAGATCTGCACCGAACAGGAACGGACTCTGGAGGAACTTGGGGGACAATTGAGCACGGCGAAATTGGCGGCCGTGGAATTACGCGAGGCCGCTGACAACGCTCACCAGCAGCAGAACCAGCAGCAGCAAGAGGGTGCAGCGACCTGGGCGAACGATCGACTGGTCACCCAATGCAAGAGCTGCAACCGAGAGTTCAACATCACTCGTCGCAAG ATTGTTTCAGATTGTTGA
- the LOC126865995 gene encoding RUN and FYVE domain-containing protein 2 isoform X1 yields MRQESKNGLKIRPPGDHSVHHSGVMLEEDMAGAQDTIYLCNFRVSVDGEWLCLKELQDVEFSLQESMQRSPSPPLALSGINHHHHHHHHNDHHRQQQLPDQRELRDIMPPSPPPLQHVSSLSRDPVIIERSNLVNISKLIVKELIETSLKYGRMLDSDHMPLQHFFIVLEHVLRHGLRPKKGLLGPKKELWDILQLVEKYCSEAQDITSSIRDLPTVRTAMGRARAWLRMALMQKKLADYLKVLIDHKEDILSEYFEPDALMMSEEAIVIMGLLVGLNVIDCNFCVKEEDLDCQQGVIDFSLYLRNSNHIPGESPDDELENDNMTTVLDQKNYIEELNRHLNATVTNLQAKVESLTTTNALMKEDLSIAKNNILSLHEENRQLKKELGIEIKDTNENGKPPIKITETTTEIEELRSRLDAEKKLRQDVEKELELQISMKSEMEVAMKLLEKDIHEKQDTIISLRRQLDEIKLINLEMYKKLQECEGSLKHKTELITKLEAKTLSMTETIQKMDEKCKEMDDVKSDAVERVRILGAEAAEREARANGVERELRLEREWRTSLQEASISSAEKISQLHQEIDQLRRVSEKYLALQEEHYALKEICTEQERTLEELGGQLSTAKLAAVELREAADNAHQQQNQQQQEGAATWANDRLVTQCKSCNREFNITRRKHHCRNCGKIFCHACSDNTTALPSSTKPVRVCDECYVFLVGRYSDAR; encoded by the exons ATGCGGCAAGAATCCAAAAACGGTCTGAAGATCAGGCCACCGGGTGACCACAGTGTACATCACAGTGGGGTCATGCTTGAAGAAGACATGGCTGGCGCTCAGGATACGATATACCTGTGCAACTTCCGTGTTTCTGTCGACGGCGAGTGGCTGTGCCTGAAAGAGCTTCAGGATGTCGAGTTCTCGTTGCAGGAGTCGATGCAACGTTCACCATCGCCACCGCTCGCTCTCAGTGGTATTaaccatcatcatcatcatcatcatcataatGATCATCATCGTCAGCAACAGCTTCCCGATCAGCGAGAGCTTCGCGATATAATGCCGCCAAGCCCACCGCCATTGCAGCACGTTTCCAGCTTGT CACGCGATCCAGTCATCATCGAGAGGAGTAATCTTgtgaatatttcgaaattaatCGTGAAGGAGCTGATCGAAACGTCTTTGAAGTATGGTCGGATGCTTGATTCTGATCATATGCCATTGCAACATTTTTTCATCGTTCTTGAACACGTGCTTAGGCATGGTTTACGACCAAAGAAG GGTCTACTTGGACCCAAGAAGGAGCTTTGGGATATACTTCAGCTCGTTGAGAAATATTGTTCCGAAGCACAGGACATTACGTCCAGTATTCGTGATCTACCTACTGTTAG GACTGCAATGGGTAGAGCGCGAGCATGGTTGCGTATGGCGTTAATGCAGAAAAAGCTAGCGGACTACTTGAAAGTTTTAATCGACCACAAGGAAGATATATTGTCCGAGTATTTCGAGCCTGACGCTCTGATGATGAGCGAGGAGGCAATCGTTATAATGGGCTTGTTGGTGGGATTGAACGTAATCGACTGCAACTTCTGTGTAAAG GAAGAAGACCTCGATTGTCAACAAGGTGTGATCGATTTCTCGCTATACCTGCGAAACAGCAATCATATACCTGGTGAATCTCCAGACGACGAGCTTGAAAATGATAACATGACAACTGTCCTCGACCAGAAAAATTACATCGAGGAACTAAACCGACATTTAAA CGCAACTGTGACAAACCTACAAGCCAAAGTGGAATCCTTAACAACGACAAACGCTCTTATGAAGGAGGACCTGTCTATCGCTAAAAATAACATTCTGTCGCTTCACGAGGAGAATAGACAATTGAAAAAAGAGTTGGGAATCGAAATCAAAGACACGAACGAG AATGGGAAACCACCAATCAAAATTACTGAAACGACGACAGAGATCGAGGAGTTGAGAAGTAGGCTAGATGCTGAAAAGAAATTACGGCAGGATGTAGAAAAGGAATTAGAATTACAG ATTAGTATGAAGTCAGAAATGGAAGTGGCTATGAAGCTGTTGGAGAAAGATATTCACGAGAAACAAGATACGATCATATCGTTACGACGACAGCTCGACGAGATCAAGTTAATTAACTTGGAAATGTATAAAAAGCTACAG GAGTGCGAAGGCTCGCTTAAGCATAAAACAGAACTGATCACTAAATTGGAGGCTAAGACGCTATCGATGACTGAAACCATCCAGAAAATGGATGAAAA GTGCAAGGAAATGGACGACGTGAAATCAGATGCAGTAGAGAGGGTGAGGATTTTGGGAGCTGAAGCTGCCGAGAGAGAAGCGAGGGCGAACGGGGTCGAGAGGGAATTGCGACTCGAACGCGAATGGAGAACCTCCTTACAGGAAGCATCGATCTCTAGCGCGGAGAAGATCTCTCAATTACATCAGGAGATCGATCAGTTGAGGCGGGTGTCCGAG AAATACCTGGCGCTGCAGGAGGAACATTACGCGTTGAAGGAGATCTGCACCGAACAGGAACGGACTCTGGAGGAACTTGGGGGACAATTGAGCACGGCGAAATTGGCGGCCGTGGAATTACGCGAGGCCGCTGACAACGCTCACCAGCAGCAGAACCAGCAGCAGCAAGAGGGTGCAGCGACCTGGGCGAACGATCGACTGGTCACCCAATGCAAGAGCTGCAACCGAGAGTTCAACATCACTCGTCGCAAG
- the LOC126865995 gene encoding RUN and FYVE domain-containing protein 2 isoform X4, with the protein MAAESSEGLPISPSEKSLTGSLVSEENEKSVSRSPSTYSIREDKWPDLVVSRPRKLDAWWLPRPRDPVIIERSNLVNISKLIVKELIETSLKYGRMLDSDHMPLQHFFIVLEHVLRHGLRPKKGLLGPKKELWDILQLVEKYCSEAQDITSSIRDLPTVRTAMGRARAWLRMALMQKKLADYLKVLIDHKEDILSEYFEPDALMMSEEAIVIMGLLVGLNVIDCNFCVKEEDLDCQQGVIDFSLYLRNSNHIPGESPDDELENDNMTTVLDQKNYIEELNRHLNATVTNLQAKVESLTTTNALMKEDLSIAKNNILSLHEENRQLKKELGIEIKDTNENGKPPIKITETTTEIEELRSRLDAEKKLRQDVEKELELQISMKSEMEVAMKLLEKDIHEKQDTIISLRRQLDEIKLINLEMYKKLQECEGSLKHKTELITKLEAKTLSMTETIQKMDEKCKEMDDVKSDAVERVRILGAEAAEREARANGVERELRLEREWRTSLQEASISSAEKISQLHQEIDQLRRVSEKYLALQEEHYALKEICTEQERTLEELGGQLSTAKLAAVELREAADNAHQQQNQQQQEGAATWANDRLVTQCKSCNREFNITRRKHHCRNCGKIFCHACSDNTTALPSSTKPVRVCDECYVFLVGRYSDAR; encoded by the exons ATGGCCGCGGAGAGTAGCGAAGGTTTGCCAATATCTCCGTCCGAGAAATCGTTAACCGGTAGCTTAGTGTCCGAAGAGAATGAGAAAAGTGTATCACGATCACCGTCGACTTACTCGATAAGGGAGGACAAGTGGCCGGATCTGGTTGTCTCGAGGCCCAGAAAACTAGACGCTTGGTGGTTACCGAGAC CACGCGATCCAGTCATCATCGAGAGGAGTAATCTTgtgaatatttcgaaattaatCGTGAAGGAGCTGATCGAAACGTCTTTGAAGTATGGTCGGATGCTTGATTCTGATCATATGCCATTGCAACATTTTTTCATCGTTCTTGAACACGTGCTTAGGCATGGTTTACGACCAAAGAAG GGTCTACTTGGACCCAAGAAGGAGCTTTGGGATATACTTCAGCTCGTTGAGAAATATTGTTCCGAAGCACAGGACATTACGTCCAGTATTCGTGATCTACCTACTGTTAG GACTGCAATGGGTAGAGCGCGAGCATGGTTGCGTATGGCGTTAATGCAGAAAAAGCTAGCGGACTACTTGAAAGTTTTAATCGACCACAAGGAAGATATATTGTCCGAGTATTTCGAGCCTGACGCTCTGATGATGAGCGAGGAGGCAATCGTTATAATGGGCTTGTTGGTGGGATTGAACGTAATCGACTGCAACTTCTGTGTAAAG GAAGAAGACCTCGATTGTCAACAAGGTGTGATCGATTTCTCGCTATACCTGCGAAACAGCAATCATATACCTGGTGAATCTCCAGACGACGAGCTTGAAAATGATAACATGACAACTGTCCTCGACCAGAAAAATTACATCGAGGAACTAAACCGACATTTAAA CGCAACTGTGACAAACCTACAAGCCAAAGTGGAATCCTTAACAACGACAAACGCTCTTATGAAGGAGGACCTGTCTATCGCTAAAAATAACATTCTGTCGCTTCACGAGGAGAATAGACAATTGAAAAAAGAGTTGGGAATCGAAATCAAAGACACGAACGAG AATGGGAAACCACCAATCAAAATTACTGAAACGACGACAGAGATCGAGGAGTTGAGAAGTAGGCTAGATGCTGAAAAGAAATTACGGCAGGATGTAGAAAAGGAATTAGAATTACAG ATTAGTATGAAGTCAGAAATGGAAGTGGCTATGAAGCTGTTGGAGAAAGATATTCACGAGAAACAAGATACGATCATATCGTTACGACGACAGCTCGACGAGATCAAGTTAATTAACTTGGAAATGTATAAAAAGCTACAG GAGTGCGAAGGCTCGCTTAAGCATAAAACAGAACTGATCACTAAATTGGAGGCTAAGACGCTATCGATGACTGAAACCATCCAGAAAATGGATGAAAA GTGCAAGGAAATGGACGACGTGAAATCAGATGCAGTAGAGAGGGTGAGGATTTTGGGAGCTGAAGCTGCCGAGAGAGAAGCGAGGGCGAACGGGGTCGAGAGGGAATTGCGACTCGAACGCGAATGGAGAACCTCCTTACAGGAAGCATCGATCTCTAGCGCGGAGAAGATCTCTCAATTACATCAGGAGATCGATCAGTTGAGGCGGGTGTCCGAG AAATACCTGGCGCTGCAGGAGGAACATTACGCGTTGAAGGAGATCTGCACCGAACAGGAACGGACTCTGGAGGAACTTGGGGGACAATTGAGCACGGCGAAATTGGCGGCCGTGGAATTACGCGAGGCCGCTGACAACGCTCACCAGCAGCAGAACCAGCAGCAGCAAGAGGGTGCAGCGACCTGGGCGAACGATCGACTGGTCACCCAATGCAAGAGCTGCAACCGAGAGTTCAACATCACTCGTCGCAAG
- the LOC126865995 gene encoding RUN and FYVE domain-containing protein 2 isoform X2 — translation MLEEDMAGAQDTIYLCNFRVSVDGEWLCLKELQDVEFSLQESMQRSPSPPLALSGINHHHHHHHHNDHHRQQQLPDQRELRDIMPPSPPPLQHVSSLSRDPVIIERSNLVNISKLIVKELIETSLKYGRMLDSDHMPLQHFFIVLEHVLRHGLRPKKGLLGPKKELWDILQLVEKYCSEAQDITSSIRDLPTVRTAMGRARAWLRMALMQKKLADYLKVLIDHKEDILSEYFEPDALMMSEEAIVIMGLLVGLNVIDCNFCVKEEDLDCQQGVIDFSLYLRNSNHIPGESPDDELENDNMTTVLDQKNYIEELNRHLNATVTNLQAKVESLTTTNALMKEDLSIAKNNILSLHEENRQLKKELGIEIKDTNENGKPPIKITETTTEIEELRSRLDAEKKLRQDVEKELELQISMKSEMEVAMKLLEKDIHEKQDTIISLRRQLDEIKLINLEMYKKLQECEGSLKHKTELITKLEAKTLSMTETIQKMDEKCKEMDDVKSDAVERVRILGAEAAEREARANGVERELRLEREWRTSLQEASISSAEKISQLHQEIDQLRRVSEKYLALQEEHYALKEICTEQERTLEELGGQLSTAKLAAVELREAADNAHQQQNQQQQEGAATWANDRLVTQCKSCNREFNITRRKHHCRNCGKIFCHACSDNTTALPSSTKPVRVCDECYVFLVGRYSDAR, via the exons ATGCTTGAAGAAGACATGGCTGGCGCTCAGGATACGATATACCTGTGCAACTTCCGTGTTTCTGTCGACGGCGAGTGGCTGTGCCTGAAAGAGCTTCAGGATGTCGAGTTCTCGTTGCAGGAGTCGATGCAACGTTCACCATCGCCACCGCTCGCTCTCAGTGGTATTaaccatcatcatcatcatcatcatcataatGATCATCATCGTCAGCAACAGCTTCCCGATCAGCGAGAGCTTCGCGATATAATGCCGCCAAGCCCACCGCCATTGCAGCACGTTTCCAGCTTGT CACGCGATCCAGTCATCATCGAGAGGAGTAATCTTgtgaatatttcgaaattaatCGTGAAGGAGCTGATCGAAACGTCTTTGAAGTATGGTCGGATGCTTGATTCTGATCATATGCCATTGCAACATTTTTTCATCGTTCTTGAACACGTGCTTAGGCATGGTTTACGACCAAAGAAG GGTCTACTTGGACCCAAGAAGGAGCTTTGGGATATACTTCAGCTCGTTGAGAAATATTGTTCCGAAGCACAGGACATTACGTCCAGTATTCGTGATCTACCTACTGTTAG GACTGCAATGGGTAGAGCGCGAGCATGGTTGCGTATGGCGTTAATGCAGAAAAAGCTAGCGGACTACTTGAAAGTTTTAATCGACCACAAGGAAGATATATTGTCCGAGTATTTCGAGCCTGACGCTCTGATGATGAGCGAGGAGGCAATCGTTATAATGGGCTTGTTGGTGGGATTGAACGTAATCGACTGCAACTTCTGTGTAAAG GAAGAAGACCTCGATTGTCAACAAGGTGTGATCGATTTCTCGCTATACCTGCGAAACAGCAATCATATACCTGGTGAATCTCCAGACGACGAGCTTGAAAATGATAACATGACAACTGTCCTCGACCAGAAAAATTACATCGAGGAACTAAACCGACATTTAAA CGCAACTGTGACAAACCTACAAGCCAAAGTGGAATCCTTAACAACGACAAACGCTCTTATGAAGGAGGACCTGTCTATCGCTAAAAATAACATTCTGTCGCTTCACGAGGAGAATAGACAATTGAAAAAAGAGTTGGGAATCGAAATCAAAGACACGAACGAG AATGGGAAACCACCAATCAAAATTACTGAAACGACGACAGAGATCGAGGAGTTGAGAAGTAGGCTAGATGCTGAAAAGAAATTACGGCAGGATGTAGAAAAGGAATTAGAATTACAG ATTAGTATGAAGTCAGAAATGGAAGTGGCTATGAAGCTGTTGGAGAAAGATATTCACGAGAAACAAGATACGATCATATCGTTACGACGACAGCTCGACGAGATCAAGTTAATTAACTTGGAAATGTATAAAAAGCTACAG GAGTGCGAAGGCTCGCTTAAGCATAAAACAGAACTGATCACTAAATTGGAGGCTAAGACGCTATCGATGACTGAAACCATCCAGAAAATGGATGAAAA GTGCAAGGAAATGGACGACGTGAAATCAGATGCAGTAGAGAGGGTGAGGATTTTGGGAGCTGAAGCTGCCGAGAGAGAAGCGAGGGCGAACGGGGTCGAGAGGGAATTGCGACTCGAACGCGAATGGAGAACCTCCTTACAGGAAGCATCGATCTCTAGCGCGGAGAAGATCTCTCAATTACATCAGGAGATCGATCAGTTGAGGCGGGTGTCCGAG AAATACCTGGCGCTGCAGGAGGAACATTACGCGTTGAAGGAGATCTGCACCGAACAGGAACGGACTCTGGAGGAACTTGGGGGACAATTGAGCACGGCGAAATTGGCGGCCGTGGAATTACGCGAGGCCGCTGACAACGCTCACCAGCAGCAGAACCAGCAGCAGCAAGAGGGTGCAGCGACCTGGGCGAACGATCGACTGGTCACCCAATGCAAGAGCTGCAACCGAGAGTTCAACATCACTCGTCGCAAG
- the LOC126865995 gene encoding protein RUFY3 isoform X5 has protein sequence MRQESKNGLKIRPPGDHSVHHSGVMLEEDMAGAQDTIYLCNFRVSVDGEWLCLKELQDVEFSLQESMQRSPSPPLALSARDPVIIERSNLVNISKLIVKELIETSLKYGRMLDSDHMPLQHFFIVLEHVLRHGLRPKKGLLGPKKELWDILQLVEKYCSEAQDITSSIRDLPTVRTAMGRARAWLRMALMQKKLADYLKVLIDHKEDILSEYFEPDALMMSEEAIVIMGLLVGLNVIDCNFCVKEEDLDCQQGVIDFSLYLRNSNHIPGESPDDELENDNMTTVLDQKNYIEELNRHLNATVTNLQAKVESLTTTNALMKEDLSIAKNNILSLHEENRQLKKELGIEIKDTNENGKPPIKITETTTEIEELRSRLDAEKKLRQDVEKELELQISMKSEMEVAMKLLEKDIHEKQDTIISLRRQLDEIKLINLEMYKKLQECEGSLKHKTELITKLEAKTLSMTETIQKMDEKCKEMDDVKSDAVERVRILGAEAAEREARANGVERELRLEREWRTSLQEASISSAEKISQLHQEIDQLRRVSEKYLALQEEHYALKEICTEQERTLEELGGQLSTAKLAAVELREAADNAHQQQNQQQQEGAATWANDRLVTQCKSCNREFNITRRKHHCRNCGKIFCHACSDNTTALPSSTKPVRVCDECYVFLVGRYSDAR, from the exons ATGCGGCAAGAATCCAAAAACGGTCTGAAGATCAGGCCACCGGGTGACCACAGTGTACATCACAGTGGGGTCATGCTTGAAGAAGACATGGCTGGCGCTCAGGATACGATATACCTGTGCAACTTCCGTGTTTCTGTCGACGGCGAGTGGCTGTGCCTGAAAGAGCTTCAGGATGTCGAGTTCTCGTTGCAGGAGTCGATGCAACGTTCACCATCGCCACCGCTCGCTCTCAGTG CACGCGATCCAGTCATCATCGAGAGGAGTAATCTTgtgaatatttcgaaattaatCGTGAAGGAGCTGATCGAAACGTCTTTGAAGTATGGTCGGATGCTTGATTCTGATCATATGCCATTGCAACATTTTTTCATCGTTCTTGAACACGTGCTTAGGCATGGTTTACGACCAAAGAAG GGTCTACTTGGACCCAAGAAGGAGCTTTGGGATATACTTCAGCTCGTTGAGAAATATTGTTCCGAAGCACAGGACATTACGTCCAGTATTCGTGATCTACCTACTGTTAG GACTGCAATGGGTAGAGCGCGAGCATGGTTGCGTATGGCGTTAATGCAGAAAAAGCTAGCGGACTACTTGAAAGTTTTAATCGACCACAAGGAAGATATATTGTCCGAGTATTTCGAGCCTGACGCTCTGATGATGAGCGAGGAGGCAATCGTTATAATGGGCTTGTTGGTGGGATTGAACGTAATCGACTGCAACTTCTGTGTAAAG GAAGAAGACCTCGATTGTCAACAAGGTGTGATCGATTTCTCGCTATACCTGCGAAACAGCAATCATATACCTGGTGAATCTCCAGACGACGAGCTTGAAAATGATAACATGACAACTGTCCTCGACCAGAAAAATTACATCGAGGAACTAAACCGACATTTAAA CGCAACTGTGACAAACCTACAAGCCAAAGTGGAATCCTTAACAACGACAAACGCTCTTATGAAGGAGGACCTGTCTATCGCTAAAAATAACATTCTGTCGCTTCACGAGGAGAATAGACAATTGAAAAAAGAGTTGGGAATCGAAATCAAAGACACGAACGAG AATGGGAAACCACCAATCAAAATTACTGAAACGACGACAGAGATCGAGGAGTTGAGAAGTAGGCTAGATGCTGAAAAGAAATTACGGCAGGATGTAGAAAAGGAATTAGAATTACAG ATTAGTATGAAGTCAGAAATGGAAGTGGCTATGAAGCTGTTGGAGAAAGATATTCACGAGAAACAAGATACGATCATATCGTTACGACGACAGCTCGACGAGATCAAGTTAATTAACTTGGAAATGTATAAAAAGCTACAG GAGTGCGAAGGCTCGCTTAAGCATAAAACAGAACTGATCACTAAATTGGAGGCTAAGACGCTATCGATGACTGAAACCATCCAGAAAATGGATGAAAA GTGCAAGGAAATGGACGACGTGAAATCAGATGCAGTAGAGAGGGTGAGGATTTTGGGAGCTGAAGCTGCCGAGAGAGAAGCGAGGGCGAACGGGGTCGAGAGGGAATTGCGACTCGAACGCGAATGGAGAACCTCCTTACAGGAAGCATCGATCTCTAGCGCGGAGAAGATCTCTCAATTACATCAGGAGATCGATCAGTTGAGGCGGGTGTCCGAG AAATACCTGGCGCTGCAGGAGGAACATTACGCGTTGAAGGAGATCTGCACCGAACAGGAACGGACTCTGGAGGAACTTGGGGGACAATTGAGCACGGCGAAATTGGCGGCCGTGGAATTACGCGAGGCCGCTGACAACGCTCACCAGCAGCAGAACCAGCAGCAGCAAGAGGGTGCAGCGACCTGGGCGAACGATCGACTGGTCACCCAATGCAAGAGCTGCAACCGAGAGTTCAACATCACTCGTCGCAAG